The region CGGCGGGGACGGCGAGCGCGCGGTTGTCGCCCACGCGGAAGGCGAGCAGCCGGCCCTCGCGGACCATCGAGCGGACCTGGCGGTCCGCGACGCCGATCCTCGCCGCCACGTCCGGCAGGTGCAGCCAAGCGGGGACGAGCCCCTCGAAGTCCTGTGCGCTCGCGTCTCGTTCCACCGCACGAGCCTAACGCCGCAGCGCGGCGCTCCCCGATCGGGGCACCGCCCGCGGGTAGGTTGGCGGCGATGAGCGCCGTGACCTCCGATCCGCTCGTCGGCCGCACGGTCGACGGGCGCTACGACGTCCTGCGCCGGATCGCCCGGGGCGGGATGGCCACGGTCTACCTCGCCAGCGACCGGCGCCTGGACCGCCACGTCGCGCTGAAGGTGGTCCACCCTCACCTCGCCGACGGCGCCGACGTCGTGGCGCGCTTCCGGCGCGAGGCACGGGCCGCCGCCCGCCTCGCGCACCCCGGCATCGTCGCCGTGCTCGACCAGGGCGTCGACGGCGAGACCAACTACCTCACGATGGAGTTCGTCGCCGGCCACACGCTCCGCGCCGAGATCGCCGGTCACGGGTCGCTCAGGCTCGGCCGGTCGCTCGAGATCACCATCGCCGTCCTCGACGCGCTCGCCGCCGCGCACCGCGCCGGTCTCGTGCACCGCGACGTCAAGCCCGAGAACGTCCTGCTGGCGCTCGACGGTCGCATCAAGGTCGCGGACTTCGGGCTCGCCCGTGCGGTCAGCGAGGCGACGGTCGCCACCACCGGGACCCTGCTCGGCACGGTGGCCTACCTCTCCCCGAGATCGTCAGCTCGGGCGAGGCGACGGCGGCCGCCGACGTCTACGCGGTCGGCGTCGTGCTCTACGAGATGCTCACGGGCGTACCGCCCTTCACCGGGACCACGCCGATCCAGGTCGCGTACCGGCACGTGCACGAGGACGTGCCACCGCCGTCGGACGTCGTGCCGTGGCTGCCGATGGAGGTCGACGAGCTGGTGGCGACCCTGACCTCGCGGGACACCGCCCGCCGTCCGGCGGACGCGGCGATCGCGCTGACGCTGGTGCGCCGCACGCTGGCCGGTCTCGACTCCCGCGCCCGCTCGCTGCGTGCCGACGTCGAGGGACGACCCGAGCTGCTCGTGCCCATCGAGGCGCTCGAGCACGAGCTCGCCGACCTGGACGCGCCGCAGGACGCCGACGCGTCCGGCTCCCCGGACGGTGACGACCCCGCGCTGACCCGCGCGCTGGACCGAGGCCCGGGGACCGGCACGATCGCCCTCCCCGTCGGGGCCGTCCGCTCCCCCACCCGTCCGGTGCCCGACGGCGAGGCCACCGACACGGTGGCCGTCCCCGCACCGCGGCGTCGCCGCCGGCGGGGGCTCGGCTGGCTCGTCGTCCTGCTCGTGCTCCTGCTCGCCGGGGGCGCGGCTGCCTGGTACTTCCTGCTCGGCCCGGGGAGCCCGGTGACCGTCCCCGACGTCACGGGCGCGCAGCGCGCCGCGGCTGAACGCAGCCTGACGGACCTGGAGCTGCGGGTCACCACGTCCGAGCGCTTCGACGACGACGCACCGGCGGGCACCGTCCTGGAGACCGATCCCGCCGCCGGGACGAGTCTCGCGCGCGGCAGCGACGTCGCCGTCGTCGTCTCGCTCGGGGTCGAGATGCTCGAGGTCCCCGCGTTCACCGACCTGACGCGCGAGGAGGCCGAGGCAGCCATCACCGAGGCGGGCCTGACGGCGGCGCCGGACGTCGAGGAGACGGAGGACCGCACGATCCCCGAGGGCGTCGTGGTCGCCAGCGACCCCGCCTCCGGTCAGGTGGTCGCGCACGACACCCCGGTCCGGCTGACGGTCTCGACCGGTCCCCGGGTGGTGCGCATCCCCGAGAACTACGGCGGCAAGCAGGCCGAGGTCGTGCAGAACGACCTCGTGAACCTGCTCGACATCCCGCTCGAGGCCATCACCGTCACGGAGGTCTACTCCGACGACGTCCCGGCGGGCTCGGTCGTCTCGGTCACGCCCGCGGGCGGGCAGGAGGCGCGTCAGGGCGATCCGGCCGCCCTCGAGGTCTCGCTCGGCCCTGAGCTGTTCGAGGTGCCTGACGTGCAGGGCCGTCAGATCGGCGAGGCCACGCGGATCCTCGAGGACGCGGGCTTCACCGTCGAGGAGAACAACGTGCTCGGCGGGTTCTTCGGGACGGTGCGCCAGCAGGACGTCGCCGCGGGCGAGATGCGCCGCCGCGGCACCGTCATCACCCTGACGGTCGTCTGAACCGCGCGTCCGTCCGACCCGGGGCCTCGGAGCGTCGGGGGCTCAGCCCGCCGACCGCTCCCGCAGCATCTCGGCCACGAGGAAGGCCATCTCGAGGGACTGGGCGTGGTTCAGGCGCGGGTCCACGAGCGTCTCGTAGCGCGCCTCGAGGCCGACGTCGTCGATCTCCTCCGAGCCGCCCAGGACCTCGGTGACGTCGTCACCGGTGAGCTCGACGTGGACCCCTCCCGGGACCGTGCCGAGCGCCTGGTGGACCTCGAAGAACCCGCGGACCTCGTCGATCACGTCGGCGAACCGGCGGGTCTTGTAGCCGTTGGAGGCGGTGATGGTGTTGCCGTGCATGGGGTCGCAGACCCACAGCACGGGACGGCCGTCCGCAGTGACCTTCTCGACGATCGAGGGCAGCGCCTCGCGGATCCGCCCGGCACCCATGCGGGTGATGAAGGTGAGGCGGCCCGGGACGCCGTCGGGATTGAGCTTGTCCATCAGCGCGATCGCGTCCTCGCCCGTGGTGTTCGGGCCGAGCTTGACGCCGATGGGGTTGCTGACGCGGGAGAAGAACTCGACGTGCGCGCCGTCGATCTTCCGCGTGCGCTCCCCGATCCACAGGAAGTGCGCCGAGCAGTCGTAGGGCAGGCCGGTCCGGGAGTCGATCCGCGTCAGGGGCCGCTCGTAGTCGAGCAGCAGACCCTCGTGACCGGAGTAGAAGTCGACGGTCCTCAGCGCGTCGAAGTCGGCGCCGGCGGCGGCCATGAACTTGATCGCGCGGTCGATCTCGCCGGCGAGCCCCTCGTAGGAGCGGTAGGCGGGCGTCACGGTGAAACCGCGGTTCCACTCGTGCACACGGCGCAGGTCCGCGAACCCGCCCATCGTGAAGGCACGGGTGAGGTTGAGCGTGGAGGCTGACGTCGTGTACGCCTTCATCAGTCGCTGCGGGTCCGGGACCCGCGACTCCGGGGTGAACGCGTGGCCGTTGACGATGTCGCCGCGGTAGGCCGGGAGCGTCACGCCGTCGCGCGTCTCGACGTCGCTGCTGCGCGGCTTGGCGTACTGCCCGGCGATCCGCCCCATCTTCACCACGGGCATGCTGGCGCCGTAGGTCAGCACGATCGACATCTGCAGGATCGTCTTGATCTTGTTGCGGATGCGGTCGGCGTCGGCCTCGGCGAAGGACTCGGCGCAGTCGCCGCCCTGGAGCAGGAAGGCCTCGCCGCGCTGGGCGAGCGCCAGCTTCTCGCGCATCGCGTCGGCCTCTCCGGCGAACACCAGCGGCGGCGCGGCGGCGAGCTGGTCGCTGACGGCGGACAGCGCGCGAGAGTCCGGCCAGGTCGGCTGCTGCTCGACGTCGAGGGCGCGCCAGGCGTCCAGTCCGGCGATGACGGCGGGGTCTGCGGTCGTGCTCACGACGAATGAGTCTAGGTGCCGGTGACCGCTGCCCGGGTGCGGCACCAGAGTCTGGACGCCCGCACGCGGCGCGGAGCGGCCCGGGACGCACGACGGCGGGAGGTCGCCGCGGTGGCGACCTCCCGCCGTCGGGCGGGGGTGGGGGCGGGCGTCAGTGCGCGGCGCCCTCGGGGGCCGCCACGACGTCCTGCCCGATCGAGGCCATCAGCTCGCCGAACCACGGCACCGTGACGTCGAACGCCTTACCGCCACCGATGCGCGGGAACTCCACGGCGCGCAGCTCGTCGCCGCGCTCCTCGTCGTGCCCGATCACGCCGGAGACGCCGGCGAGAGCCGAGTCGACCGCGAGCTCCACCATGGAGGCGATGAGCGCGAGGTCCTCCTCGCTCGCGGCCGCCGAGCGGGAGAAGTAGCCGCTCTTCTGCACCATGACCTTCTCGGCGCCGACGAGGCCGGCGAACTGCTTGGCGAACCAGGCACCCGGGTTGATCGTGTCGAGCTGCACGTGACCGAACGGGTCGCGCTTGACCTCCTCACCTCGTCCCTCGAGCTCCGCGATGATCTCGGGCACGCCGGCACCCTCGCTGAGGAAGATGTTGACGTTGCCCTGCTCGTCCATGATCGCCTTGAGGCGCGCGGCCTCGGCCTCGAGGTCGATCGCGAGCTCGGGCAGGAAGACGGCGTGGACGTCCCAGCGCTCCTTGCTCAGACCGATGCTCGGGTTCCACGACGGCTGGCCCTCGACCCAGCCGTGGTAGCGGCGGGCGGCCTCGGCCGTGAGCCAGCCGCAGTGGCGACCCATCACCTCGTGGACGATGAGCATGCGGGGGTTGGAGCGGTGCTCGCCGATGATGTTCTGCGCGAACCGGCTGGCCTCCTCGGCGGCCGTGTTGGCGCCGAGGCTCTGCCGGATCGGGACGATGTCGTTGTCGATCGTCTTGGGCAGGCCGACCACCGTGAGGCCGTAGTCGTGCTCCTGCAGGTAGGCCGCGAGGTCGGCGGCCGTGGTGTTCGTGTCGTCGCCGCCGATCGTGTGCAGCACGTCGACGCCGTCGGCCTGGAGCTGCTCAGCGGCCTTGGCCAGGGGGTTCTCACCCTCGGCGACCAGCCCGCGCTGCACGAGGTTCTTGGCGTTGGTGAGCTTGACGCGGCTGTTGCCGATGGGGCTGCCGCCGAACGAGTGCAGCAGGCCGGCGTTCGCGCGCGCGGCGTCGTCGACGACCACCTTCGTCCCCGTGAGGAGGCCGTGGTAGCCGTAGGAGTAGGCGATGATCTCCACCTCGGGCGCGAGCGCGGTGTAGCGCTCGATGAGGCCGCCGACGGCGGAGGAGAGGCAGGGGGCGAAGCCGCCCGCGGTGAGCAGGGCGACGCGCTTGACGGTCATGCTGGACCTTCCGTGGGGGTGCTGTCACTGGAACCGGGATCGCCGGTGGTCGGGGGTGCGGGGGCGCTGGGGACGTCGGTCTCCGGTGCGACGCGCCCGCCGGGGGCGTCGCTCGCGGTGTCGGTCGTCTTGCCGGCCGCGATGCGCGCCTTCGCCGTCGCGGCGTACATGTCGACGTACTCCTGGCCCGAGAGCCGCATGATCTCGTACATGATCTCGTCGGTGATGGAACGCAGCACGAACCGGTCGTTCTCCATGCCGCGGTAGCGGGAGAAGTCCATGGGCTCCCCCATGACGACTCCGATGCGCTTGAGCCGCGGGATCCGCTTGCCGATGGGCTGCGCGATGTTGGTGCCGATCATCGCGACCGGGACCACGGGCGCACCCGACTCCAGCGCCAGGCGCGCGACCCCGGTCTTGCCGCGGTAGAGACGCCCGTCGGGGCTGCGGGTGCCCTCGGGGTAGATGCCGAACAGGCCGCCGTCCGAGAGCCGGGCGAGCCCCGCGTTCAGCGCGGCCTCGCTGGCGCGCCCGCCGGCGCGGTCCACCGGGATGAGGCCGACGCCGCGCATGAACCACGCCACGAAGCGTCCGCGCAGGCCCCGGCCCTCGACGTAGTCGGACTTGCCGAGGAACACGATCTCGCGCGGCATCATCAGCGGCAGGAAGAAGGAGTCGATGACCGCCAGGTGGTTGCTGGCCAGGATGGCTCCGCCGCTCGCGGGCAGGTTCTCCGAACCCCGGATCCAGGGCTGGTAGGCCACGCGCAGCACCGTGCCGAGCGTGGCCTTCATGAACCGGTAGAACACTCCTGAGGCCCTTCGTCGACGGCGGCGGCGCACGTCCGAGCCCCGGCGTGCGCGGCCGCCCCGGGCAGCACGCGGTGCCGGCCGGACTCGACGCACCGGGGATCACTCTAGGGGGCGGACGTGCCTAGAGTCGTGTCATGACCGACCGCGAGCGACGAGGCGACGAGCCGGACGGCCCCACGGACGACGGGCCGCACGACGGGTCGGCCGAAGCCGCGGAGCCCTCGGGGCGGGAGCGCGACTGGGACGCCGAGTGGCGCACGCTCACGCAGGACCTGACGCCGCCGCGCCGCACCTACCTCGTCTCCGACACCCCGGTCGTCGGCGCCGCGCAGGGTCCGCGTGACTACTCCCCCGCCCCCGTCAGCGACGATGACGACGACGACGCCTTCGAGGCGCCCGAGGCGGACCACCCGCCGGTGCGGCGCTCCACCCGGCTGGCGTGGACCGCGATCGTGACGGGTCCGCTCCTGCTCGTGCTCGCCGTCGTCGCGTTCCGGCAGGCGCCCCCTGGTACGTCGCGACGTGCCTGGTGATCTTCCTCGCCGGCTGCGTCACCGTGTTCGCGAGGCTCCCGAGCCACCGGGACGACGACGACGGCGACGGCGCCACCGTCTGAGCGGCCGGCCTCAGTCGAGCACGACGCGCGCCAGGTCGGCCGCGCCGACGATCCCGGCGTCGTTGCCCAGGGTCGCGAGCACGACCTGCGGCAGCGGGCGCTGC is a window of Litorihabitans aurantiacus DNA encoding:
- a CDS encoding Stk1 family PASTA domain-containing Ser/Thr kinase, with translation MEVDELVATLTSRDTARRPADAAIALTLVRRTLAGLDSRARSLRADVEGRPELLVPIEALEHELADLDAPQDADASGSPDGDDPALTRALDRGPGTGTIALPVGAVRSPTRPVPDGEATDTVAVPAPRRRRRRGLGWLVVLLVLLLAGGAAAWYFLLGPGSPVTVPDVTGAQRAAAERSLTDLELRVTTSERFDDDAPAGTVLETDPAAGTSLARGSDVAVVVSLGVEMLEVPAFTDLTREEAEAAITEAGLTAAPDVEETEDRTIPEGVVVASDPASGQVVAHDTPVRLTVSTGPRVVRIPENYGGKQAEVVQNDLVNLLDIPLEAITVTEVYSDDVPAGSVVSVTPAGGQEARQGDPAALEVSLGPELFEVPDVQGRQIGEATRILEDAGFTVEENNVLGGFFGTVRQQDVAAGEMRRRGTVITLTVV
- a CDS encoding class II 3-deoxy-7-phosphoheptulonate synthase → MSTTADPAVIAGLDAWRALDVEQQPTWPDSRALSAVSDQLAAAPPLVFAGEADAMREKLALAQRGEAFLLQGGDCAESFAEADADRIRNKIKTILQMSIVLTYGASMPVVKMGRIAGQYAKPRSSDVETRDGVTLPAYRGDIVNGHAFTPESRVPDPQRLMKAYTTSASTLNLTRAFTMGGFADLRRVHEWNRGFTVTPAYRSYEGLAGEIDRAIKFMAAAGADFDALRTVDFYSGHEGLLLDYERPLTRIDSRTGLPYDCSAHFLWIGERTRKIDGAHVEFFSRVSNPIGVKLGPNTTGEDAIALMDKLNPDGVPGRLTFITRMGAGRIREALPSIVEKVTADGRPVLWVCDPMHGNTITASNGYKTRRFADVIDEVRGFFEVHQALGTVPGGVHVELTGDDVTEVLGGSEEIDDVGLEARYETLVDPRLNHAQSLEMAFLVAEMLRERSAG
- a CDS encoding pyrophosphate--fructose-6-phosphate 1-phosphotransferase translates to MTVKRVALLTAGGFAPCLSSAVGGLIERYTALAPEVEIIAYSYGYHGLLTGTKVVVDDAARANAGLLHSFGGSPIGNSRVKLTNAKNLVQRGLVAEGENPLAKAAEQLQADGVDVLHTIGGDDTNTTAADLAAYLQEHDYGLTVVGLPKTIDNDIVPIRQSLGANTAAEEASRFAQNIIGEHRSNPRMLIVHEVMGRHCGWLTAEAARRYHGWVEGQPSWNPSIGLSKERWDVHAVFLPELAIDLEAEAARLKAIMDEQGNVNIFLSEGAGVPEIIAELEGRGEEVKRDPFGHVQLDTINPGAWFAKQFAGLVGAEKVMVQKSGYFSRSAAASEEDLALIASMVELAVDSALAGVSGVIGHDEERGDELRAVEFPRIGGGKAFDVTVPWFGELMASIGQDVVAAPEGAAH
- a CDS encoding lysophospholipid acyltransferase family protein → MKATLGTVLRVAYQPWIRGSENLPASGGAILASNHLAVIDSFFLPLMMPREIVFLGKSDYVEGRGLRGRFVAWFMRGVGLIPVDRAGGRASEAALNAGLARLSDGGLFGIYPEGTRSPDGRLYRGKTGVARLALESGAPVVPVAMIGTNIAQPIGKRIPRLKRIGVVMGEPMDFSRYRGMENDRFVLRSITDEIMYEIMRLSGQEYVDMYAATAKARIAAGKTTDTASDAPGGRVAPETDVPSAPAPPTTGDPGSSDSTPTEGPA